In Malus sylvestris chromosome 15, drMalSylv7.2, whole genome shotgun sequence, a single genomic region encodes these proteins:
- the LOC126601954 gene encoding aldehyde oxidase GLOX1-like, translating into MAALDNKLFFFLPLLFIINGIDAQIHFPHFPHFPHFPQIPFFNPLGFGRHSGNSGNIGEGPAFATIEGFDPRADRPEPRDGPTAGRGEPAADLNVREELRGIPKRGKPVGGDPKPGKPVGGDPQPGKPAADVPTQPDFPTQFTGAWEVVQLDSGVSAMHLNLLPNNKIMMYDASAFHISNLKLPNGQCVPYKNDKGVELTDCWSHAVEYDVETNAVRPLKVVTDPWCSSGGLTADGNFISTGGWMDGTRAVRYFDACPTCDFRDIPNVLAEPRWYATQVTLPDGRFFLAGGRKSYSFEYVPPEGQVNKQAIFFPLLDETTDLDENNLYPFVHVSTDGNLFILANRRSVLLNPQTNKVIKEFHVLGGGSRNYPASGMSALLPIDLSVPNPQLIPAEVIVCGGAKPEAYGLAGKQKFLPALQDCARLRITDPNPKWVKENMPSRRVMGDMLILPTGDLLIINGAQQGASAWFLAEQPNFTPVLYSPNNKLGTRFRNLQPTQIARMYHSTSALLPNGKILVAGSNTNPGYDFKAKYPTELRVEHFSPPYLDPALAVHRPAIMVQNSGIKLKYGQPFKVQFQLQDKPVTKADIKLTMYAPPFTTHGYSMNQRLLILGKNDLKNVAPDVYMLQAVAPPSSVLAPPGYYLVFVVYRGVPSVGMWVQIR; encoded by the exons ATGGCTGCCTTGGACAACaagcttttcttttttctccctctcctctTCATAATTAATGGGATTGATGCACAAATTCATTTTCCTCATTTTCCTCATTTTCCTCATTTTCCTCAAATCCCTTTCTTCAACCCCTTGGGTTTCGGTCGACATAGTGGCAATAGCGGCAACATAGGTGAGGGCCCGGCTTTTGCTACTATTGAAGGCTTCGATCCAAGGGCTGATAGGCCAGAGCCCCGTGATGGTCCTACTGCAGGTAGGGGAGAGCCTGCTGCTGATCTTAACGTTAGAGAAGAGCTCCGCGGTATTCCTAAGCGCGGCAAGCCAGTGGGTGGTGATCCCAAGCCTGGCAAGCCAGTGGGCGGTGATCCTCAGCCTGGCAAGCCAGCAGCGGATGTACCTACACAGCCCGACTTCCCAACCCAGTTCACAGGGGCGTGGGAAGTTGTTCAATTGGACTCAGGCGTATCGGCCATGCATTTGAATTTGCTCCCCAACAACAAGATCATGATGTACGACGCCTCTGCCTTCCATATTTCCAACCTCAAATTGCCTAATGGACAATGCGTGCCCTACAAGAATGACAAGGGCGTGGAGCTAACAGATTGTTGGTCTCATGCAGTTGAATATGACGTTGAAACTAATGCAGTCAGGCCACTCAAG GTCGTTACAGACCCATGGTGCTCATCAGGAGGGCTGACGGCTGACGGTAACTTTATAAGCACCGGTGGTTGGATGGATGGAACTAGAGCTGTTAGATACTTCGATGCATGCCCCACATGTGACTTTAGGGATATCCCCAACGTGTTGGCCGAACCAAGATG GTATGCAACACAAGTAACCCTACCTGACGGTAGATTCTTTCTAGCCGGTGGCCGCAAGTCATACAGCTTTGAGTACGTTCCACCGGAAGGACAAGTCAACAAGCAAGCCATCTTCTTCCCACTGCTCGACGAAACCACCGACCTAGACGAAAACAACCTCTATCCTTTCGTCCACGTTTCGACAGATGGCAACCTCTTCATCCTCGCCAACCGCCGCTCCGTCCTGCTCAACCCTCAGACCAACAAAGTCATCAAAGAGTTCCACGTGTTGGGTGGTGGATCGCGAAACTACCCAGCATCAGGGATGTCAGCCCTGCTGCCGATTGACCTCAGTGTCCCCAACCCTCAGCTCATCCCGGCTGAGGTTATTGTTTGCGGTGGTGCGAAACCCGAGGCTTATGGCCTTGCCGGCAAGCAGAAGTTCCTTCCCGCCTTGCAAGATTGTGCCAGACTTAGGATTACAGACCCTAATCCTAAGTGGGTTAAGGAAAACATGCCCTCTCGCCGTGTCATGGGAGATATGCTTATCCTCCCCACCGGAGACCTGTTGATTATTAACGGTGCCCAACAAG GTGCGTCAGCATGGTTTCTGGCAGAGCAGCCCAACTTCACTCCTGTGCTCTACAGTCCCAACAACAAACTAGGAACCCGATTCAGGAACCTGCAACCGACCCAGATTGCAAGAATGTACCACTCAACCTCCGCACTCCTCCCTAATGGAAAAATCCTTGTAGCAGGCAGCAACACCAACCCAGGCTATGACTTCAAGGCCAAGTACCCAACCGAGTTGAGAGTCGAGCACTTCTCGCCACCTTACCTGGACCCGGCATTGGCTGTCCACCGCCCTGCCATCATGGTCCAGAACTCCGGCATCAAGTTGAAGTACGGCCAGCCATTCAAAGTCCAGTTTCAGCTCCAAGACAAACCCGTGACCAAGGCGGACATCAAGCTGACAATGTACGCGCCGCCTTTCACGACTCACGGGTACTCGATGAATCAGAGGTTGCTTATTCTTGGAAAGAATGACCTGAAGAACGTGGCACCAGATGTTTACATGCTTCAAGCGGTGGCGCCGCCTTCGAGTGTTTTGGCTCCACCAGGGTACTACCTGGTTTTTGTGGTCTATCGTGGTGTGCCTAGCGTGGGAATGTGGGTGcagattaggtaa